In Nitrospirota bacterium, the genomic stretch GTCGACCCAGAGGAGCTCTACCTTGCAGTCATTGGCAATGCCCCCATGGATCAACGCCTCGGTAAGGCTCTTGTATGAATCCTTGAGCCCGACATACTTGCCGACGATAGCAATGGTCACCTCATGCTTGGGCTCTTTCACCTTTCTCACGATGTCTTTCCAGAGGGCAAGATCCATCTCTTTTTGGGTCAGGTTGAGCTTTTTGACGATAAGCTGTTCTATGCCCTCGGCATTGAGCGCAAGGGGCACTTCATAAATGGTGTCAACGTCGATCGCATTGATGACCGCATCTGTTTCCAGGTTACAATGGATAGCGATCTTCTTTTTTGCCTCAGGCGGGATAAGCCTGTCTGTTCTGCAGAGCAGGATATCAGGCTGGATACCGATAGCACGCAGTTCTTTTACGCTGTGCTGGGTCGGCTTGGTTTTCAGTTCGCCGGATGTTTTGATATACGGAACCAGGGTCAGGTGAACGTACAGGCAGTTTTCCTTGCCCACGTCGTATCTCATCTGCCTGATCGCCTCAAGAAACGGCAGGCTCTCGATATCGCCGACCGTGCCGCCTATCTCAACGATGACTACATCGTTGCCCTCTCCGACAGACTTGATAGCCTGTTTGATCTCGTCGGTAATGTGGGGCACAACCTGAACCGTATCGCCGAGGTAGTCGCCGCGCCGCTCTTTGGAAATGACATTGTAATAGATCTTTCCGGTCGTGAAATTATTTTTCTGGGATGTCCTGATATGGGTGAACCGCTCATAATGGCCGAGGTCCAGATCTGCCTCAGCTCCGTCATCAGAGACAAAAACCTCTCCGTGCTGAAACGGGCTTAAGGTCCCGGGATCAACATTGATATACGGATCGAGCTTCTGGATCGTTACCGTGAGGCCGCCTGCCTCAAGAAGCGCACCGATGGATGCAGCAGCGATCCCCTTTCCCAATGACGACAAGACCCCGCCGGTTATAAAAATGAATTTAGGCATTGTTCCACCCTTTCTAAATCTTGGGGTGTATCCACCCCGATTGTTTCAAATAACGTCTGCCTGACCTTTATTCTGAACCCGTTTTCTATGGCCCTGAGTTGCTCAAGCTTCTCAATCATCTCCAACCGCGCCGGAGGAAGAGATGAGAGCTTCAACAG encodes the following:
- a CDS encoding CTP synthase, with protein sequence MPKFIFITGGVLSSLGKGIAAASIGALLEAGGLTVTIQKLDPYINVDPGTLSPFQHGEVFVSDDGAEADLDLGHYERFTHIRTSQKNNFTTGKIYYNVISKERRGDYLGDTVQVVPHITDEIKQAIKSVGEGNDVVIVEIGGTVGDIESLPFLEAIRQMRYDVGKENCLYVHLTLVPYIKTSGELKTKPTQHSVKELRAIGIQPDILLCRTDRLIPPEAKKKIAIHCNLETDAVINAIDVDTIYEVPLALNAEGIEQLIVKKLNLTQKEMDLALWKDIVRKVKEPKHEVTIAIVGKYVGLKDSYKSLTEALIHGGIANDCKVELLWVDSEEIEVNGPEKYLSDVDGILVPGGFGYRGIEGKIESVRYAREKKIPFFGICLGMQCAVIEFARNVCELKANSSEFDLNTQAPVIYLMEKWFDFRKGRIEERTESSHKGGTMRLGAYPCVIEQNTNASASYKQKEISERHRHRYEFNNAYKGVLTRMGMKISGTSPDGELVEIVEIEDHPWFLGCQFHPEFKSRPTEPHPLFSAFIEASLKGKRSLFPDAKSDVRGLSQG